A single window of candidate division KSB1 bacterium DNA harbors:
- a CDS encoding polysaccharide deacetylase family protein, with translation MAVLGCQDQAERALRIQNDARWEHVHGGIIRGDTSRPVLALVFTGGDYGEGTEHILATLRQFNIKASFFVTGSFMASPERRALVKRMRKEGHYVGPHSHSHPLYCAWEDRSRTLVNEEFFREDLSRNIKELQEIGALQDGRPIFFIPPYEWYNEDQVRWANQMGVVLFNFTPGSGSNRDWIPEGQAGFVPGDVILRDILAYEERDPHGLNGFFLLLHLGAQRHDKVYLHLGSLIEQVQRRGYSFARVDEMLTK, from the coding sequence ATGGCTGTTTTGGGCTGTCAGGACCAAGCCGAACGTGCTCTCCGCATTCAGAATGATGCGAGGTGGGAGCACGTCCACGGCGGGATCATCCGCGGTGATACCTCGCGGCCCGTGCTGGCGCTGGTCTTCACCGGCGGGGACTATGGGGAAGGAACGGAACACATTCTCGCCACATTGCGGCAGTTCAACATCAAGGCCTCATTCTTTGTGACCGGCTCATTCATGGCTTCGCCCGAGCGGCGCGCCCTAGTGAAGCGCATGCGCAAGGAAGGGCACTACGTTGGCCCGCACTCCCACAGCCATCCTCTCTACTGCGCGTGGGAAGACCGTTCAAGGACGCTTGTCAACGAGGAATTTTTCCGGGAGGACTTGTCGCGCAACATCAAGGAGCTCCAAGAGATCGGTGCCCTTCAAGATGGCCGGCCGATTTTCTTCATTCCTCCCTATGAGTGGTACAACGAAGACCAGGTCCGTTGGGCAAATCAGATGGGGGTGGTGCTCTTCAATTTTACTCCTGGAAGTGGGTCAAACCGTGATTGGATCCCGGAGGGGCAGGCGGGATTTGTGCCAGGGGATGTGATCCTTCGGGATATTCTCGCCTACGAGGAGCGCGACCCACACGGGCTGAACGGCTTCTTTCTGCTGCTCCATCTCGGAGCCCAACGCCACGATAAAGTCTACCTGCACCTGGGGTCACTGATAGAGCAAGTGCAGCGGCGCGGCTATAGCTTCGCGCGGGTGGACGAGATGCTCACCAAGTAG